The Gossypium arboreum isolate Shixiya-1 chromosome 2, ASM2569848v2, whole genome shotgun sequence region AGCAATCACAAAGCATGAACTGGAATTTAAATGGTAGAACTCAAGAATGATAGGTATTAAGTATGGAAGTAGTTCTAGATTATTGCTAAACCAATATGCACTCTTATGAAGGGGGGAAAAAAGTATGAATCGGTATATATTTCCAAAACACTTGCACTCTGCTTTCAATATATAACAAGACAAGCCGACATAACCAACCTTTTTCTGCCCATATCTAATTTCTAGCCTCCTTGATTGGTAATCTGTACAATTTGAGCATGACACTAACTCTCTGTAAGTCTGAGATGCTGGAAACCATGCTTCCAAGTCATACTTCTTGGCAGCAGCATCATTAAGAGCACCAGAAACAATCACCACGACTTGATAGGGAAGCTTTAGCTGCAAATTAAAATTCACACTAATCCATGTAAAGACTCTTCAGCCTCAAGACTTCCAATGGAAAATTTTATGTGCATGGTGAACTTCTGTTAAAAGATAGATTAGGGCCACTTCGAGCTGAAGGGAAAAGGCTCCAGTTTATTTATCTAAAAGTGATTTTGTTTCACAATGAAAACCAAAAGATTACTTGACAAATGACCCTTCCACAAGGCATGGGAAGTAAATATAATTCTAGCCTGATAAGGTTCACTAGTACAGATAAAACCAACATTCAAAGAGCTCCAATTATAGATAAAATGGGATTAGGTGAAAAACTGGAAATCAGTGATGTGTAGTAATTAATCAATtcatagaaaataaatattataccATGTGATAAAAACCCTCAGAGTTTTTAATCATTTCCTCATGCATGTCCCAGGACTCATTACCATTTGGACTGGTAATGCAGAATTGCTCCACTTTCTCAAATTGATGAACCCGAAAAATTCCAAGAGTATCACGACCATGTGAACCAGCTTCTTTGCGGAAACAAGATGAATATCCAGCATATCTGGGAAAACAAATTACATAAACAAATAGCAACCAAAAAAACATTTTGCGACACATACAGCCATCACTTCTTTTGCATGCTTAGAAGTTAGAACCTTATAGGTAGCTCAGAGGGCTGGATCCAATCATCCACGTGGTAAGAACAGAGTGGCTGTTCAGCAGTTGCAATAAGATACTTGTCATCACCTTCACCGGTCACCTAATGAACATCAACAACACCAGTCATGCTTTCTTATTGTAGAATATGAAATAATTGGTGAAAGGAATATGCCTGGATACTGATTTGCACATCCTAACCATAAAgaacaggttttttttttttgtttttttttttccttttcctaaTGTATAATAAGAACACTTGATCGCATGTAAAGTTATAACAAGAATTAAACAATCTCAATTCTATATAGTTCAAATCTCACAATTTGTAAAGATACCAATACCATCCTAGTATATGGAAAGAAGAGAGATCTCTAAAGCAATCTAAAAATGTTACCTTGTAAAGTTCCTCATCAAATTGGGCCAATTGAGCACACTTGGCCATAACATCTTTCCTCATGAAGAATGGAGTTTGCAATGCTGTATACCCCCTTTTCTCCAAAAAATCTAGCCCAAAATTGATCAAAGCTTGATTGAGACGCACTCCATCTCCCTTTAGGTAGTAACCTCTACCTCCTGCAACATCAGCACCTATAGTACAGGACAATGGAACATCAATTAAAATGATGGAAAGTGAAACAATCCAATTCAATTTGCCAGCTGAATTCATGCATAAAACAACACAAAGTTCATCATGAGAAATACAGCCTACTGTTCTATTATCTCGTAGCTTAAAGAGAGACCCTACACATCTTAAAACCAATAAACAACATTTCCATTACATACAGCAAAGCATGTTAAACCCTGAAAAATACAATTACCCTTTTTTGTATCAGCAATCCCAAGAAGCTCGACAAGCTCAACATGGTTCTTCAGCTTTGGCTCCAAACGCTTTTCACCCCAAGTTCTAATCACAGCATTATTTGCCTGCAATATATTGGTAGTCAAGTAAATTACCCTGATTAAAGCATTAGCAATCAAAAACCAAGGAAATGAATAAAATTTGCAGAGTCAGTCACCTCATCATCACTGACGGGAACCGAGTCATGCACAAGGTTACCAATTTTCTCCAATTTAGATTTTAAAACAGCCCAAGAATCTTTAACCTCAACATCTTTCTCAGCCATTTTCTGTTTAACCTCCTCTGTCTTTGCAATTGTCTCCGTTGCATCTTGCTTAGCCTTTTTTCACATCAATtccaacataaaaaaaattaaagaaaatcccACGACTAATTAAAAAGAGAGAGTGCGTGTGAGAGTGAGAGAGACTCACAATTTTAAGTTGAGCGACTTGCTTGTTAATCTTATTGAACTCTTTTCGCAGATTTTCAAGTTCATATAACACTGTACCAGAAATTTAGcattacacaaaaaaaaaattaaataaaaatagcaATTCGAAATGGGAGAATGAGAGGAGGGATTAGATAGTTACGTTGGCGATAAACTTTGTCAAGGTCGATGATGGCATCGACATCTTGAACATTGGCGTAACGACGCCGTAATGATTCGCGAATGATCTCAGGGTTATGACCCTTCTCCTCTCTGAATAAATTGATGtccaacattttttttctttttaatcgaCAAGGTGATTGAAATCGACACTGAACCAACCCTAAAGACGAAAGGTAAAAGAATACGAAAACCCTAGTTTCCCATACTGTTTGTTTACAGGTTCGCGCTATTGCACTCAGTGATAGTTATTCTGCACCTGCAGCCCACAGGGCTTTTTGCCTGGTTGAAATTGTTGCGTCAATTTACACAAAGGAATTGGGTTTGGGTTTCTTGGACTGCTTTTAAtttgaattatatcaaaaattACGATTGACttcaaaaagtaaaaattaacCAATTTAATCCCTTAGATTTATCACTTTTATCTTATGATCAccattttattttgttataaaaaTGGTCACTACTTGTATTAGTAATGATAAAATCATCTGTCCTAAACAAATGACTCAAGATCcatattattttcttaatccatACAATGTCACTGAGAGAATATTATTTACTCTTACATCGAGCTCTGATTCCATTATTGTAAGAAAAGTCATATCACTTAGTCATATATCTAACATACCAACTTTCTATCCACTCTCTTAAGAGCATATGTTTCAATACTCAAAGTACAATAGTTAAGCATATATGGTCGTTCACTTGCTCCAGATTTAGATAAGACACGctataaatattataaagtaaATTAATCCATAAAGGGATCTAAGactaattatgtaacaccccttacccgtgtccaacaccaggacaggatacgaggcattactggacttaaataTACACATACAAGTAaaaccaagccataaaatttcaatcaattcaaaaacattcaaacacatacatatcGTCCTTTTTacggacctacgaggcccaaaacatgcattgaaagtagttagggactaaaacGAGAACTTTAGAaggttttgggaaaacttaaaaatttttccatgaaatagggtcacacacccgtgtcctcaggccgtgtaattcTCTGTTTATCACGTCATCATCAAAAAAGGTCACACGGccgatcacacacccgtgtgtccagaccgtgtgatacattaaaaataaatgaatttttcataaaatggtgcagaATTCACACGGCCAGAGCACACGCCCATATGGGTAGCCGTGTTTCTCACACgggcaagacacacgcccgtgtcttagcccgtgtgtttactactgggcatactgacttgtaaaactagggtgcaagggacacacggctatacaacacacccatgggggcagaccgtgtgtcacacacggcctagacacatgcccgtgtgtttacctgTGTGGACCATTCTGAGGCTATCTTCTAAGCCAATTGTCACCCCCAAATATCCCTACACTCAAACTTGTTTCATAACATGcaacataacatatttaaacactCAATATCCAATTCCATGGCATTTTCGTGCCTTCAAAATATCTTCCTAATGCATATTCAATTAGTCACACCATTTAGaaacattccacaccaatttcatgcat contains the following coding sequences:
- the LOC108467329 gene encoding serine--tRNA ligase-like, which codes for MLDINLFREEKGHNPEIIRESLRRRYANVQDVDAIIDLDKVYRQLLYELENLRKEFNKINKQVAQLKIAKQDATETIAKTEEVKQKMAEKDVEVKDSWAVLKSKLEKIGNLVHDSVPVSDDEANNAVIRTWGEKRLEPKLKNHVELVELLGIADTKKGADVAGGRGYYLKGDGVRLNQALINFGLDFLEKRGYTALQTPFFMRKDVMAKCAQLAQFDEELYKVTGEGDDKYLIATAEQPLCSYHVDDWIQPSELPIRYAGYSSCFRKEAGSHGRDTLGIFRVHQFEKVEQFCITSPNGNESWDMHEEMIKNSEGFYHMLKLPYQVVVIVSGALNDAAAKKYDLEAWFPASQTYRELVSCSNCTDYQSRRLEIRYGQKKNNEQVKQYVHLLNSTLTATERTICCILENYQREDGVEIPEVLRPFMGGKSFLPFKTKPAAETKGKKSKA